A single window of Synechococcus sp. C9 DNA harbors:
- a CDS encoding DUF502 domain-containing protein, whose amino-acid sequence MSTWRQDLKNDLIAGLLVVIPLATTIWATFVSASWVVQLLTRIPKQLNPLSLPPLLQDLVNLSVGLTVPLLGILLIGLMARNIVGRWLLNLGEQILQQIPLAGSVYKTLKQLLETLLRDSNQKFRRVVLVEYPRRDVWAVAFVTGTPGEVIERSLPVPRQETLVSVFIPSTPNPATGWYAMVPERDVVALPITVEEAFKLLISGGIVNPTLGVRPETLLRSEHT is encoded by the coding sequence ATGTCCACGTGGCGGCAGGATTTGAAGAATGATTTGATCGCCGGGTTGCTGGTGGTGATTCCCCTGGCGACGACGATTTGGGCGACGTTTGTGAGTGCCAGTTGGGTGGTGCAGTTGTTGACCCGCATTCCCAAACAACTCAATCCCTTGAGTTTGCCGCCGCTTCTGCAGGATTTGGTGAATTTATCCGTGGGGTTGACGGTGCCCTTGTTGGGGATTTTGCTGATTGGCTTGATGGCGCGCAACATCGTCGGGCGGTGGCTGTTGAATTTGGGGGAGCAGATTTTGCAACAGATTCCCCTGGCCGGGTCGGTGTACAAAACCCTGAAGCAATTGCTGGAAACCCTCCTGCGGGATTCCAATCAGAAATTTCGCCGGGTGGTGTTGGTGGAATATCCCCGCCGGGATGTGTGGGCGGTAGCCTTTGTGACGGGAACGCCAGGGGAGGTGATTGAGCGGTCGTTGCCGGTGCCCCGCCAGGAAACCCTGGTGAGTGTGTTTATCCCGTCCACGCCGAACCCGGCCACGGGCTGGTATGCGATGGTGCCGGAGCGGGATGTGGTGGCTTTGCCGATCACGGTGGAGGAGGCGTTCAAGCTGTTGATTTCCGGGGGTATCGTCAATCCGACCCTGGGAGTCCGCCCGGAAACCCTCCTGCGTTCGGAGCATACCTAA
- the nusB gene encoding transcription antitermination factor NusB, whose product MQPRRVARELALLGLSQVSPTREVTAQDLEELILGAVRVLTQELEDTLEQASSHLKRAYQHIESHPALTEASLREAMATTRTAINHLGAATHLPEWVYLAGQAEVQAFAHKLLSTWQSHQSEIDDLMQRGIKGWQIQRLHRMERDILRLGTAELVFLGTPVQVVMNEAVELAKRYCGEDSHRFINGTLRQIYLLHQDASHT is encoded by the coding sequence ATGCAACCCCGCCGGGTGGCTCGGGAATTGGCTTTGTTGGGGTTGAGCCAGGTGTCCCCAACCCGGGAGGTGACCGCCCAAGATTTAGAGGAACTAATTCTGGGGGCGGTGCGGGTATTGACCCAGGAATTAGAAGACACCCTGGAGCAGGCGAGCAGTCACCTGAAACGGGCGTACCAACACATCGAATCCCATCCGGCCCTGACGGAGGCGAGTTTGCGGGAGGCGATGGCAACCACCCGGACAGCGATCAACCACCTGGGGGCGGCGACCCATTTACCGGAGTGGGTCTATTTGGCGGGGCAGGCGGAGGTGCAGGCGTTTGCCCACAAATTGCTGTCCACCTGGCAAAGCCACCAGTCGGAGATTGACGACCTGATGCAACGGGGGATCAAGGGGTGGCAAATCCAACGTCTGCATCGCATGGAGCGGGACATTCTCCGCTTGGGGACGGCGGAATTGGTGTTTCTAGGAACGCCGGTGCAGGTGGTGATGAATGAGGCGGTGGAGTTAGCCAAACGTTATTGCGGCGAAGACAGCCATCGGTTTATCAACGGCACCCTGCGGCAAATTTACCTTTTGCACCAAGATGCCTCCCACACTTGA
- a CDS encoding alpha-ketoglutarate-dependent dioxygenase AlkB: protein MFEQITLWSQQATTREDSPTIGKVLLSLDGEVVFYKGFFSNDESDKFFDKLHHETEWQQETIQIFGKCTPLPRLTAWYGDPGKTYIYSGIEQHSKPWTPTLLSIKTRIEKIAKVEFNSVLLNLYRHGRDGVAWHSDDEPELGQNPVIGSVSFGATRRFSFRHKQMKERKIDIDLPHGSFLLMRGETQHHWQHQIPKTTKDVSPRINLTFRIIH from the coding sequence ATGTTCGAGCAAATCACGCTATGGAGTCAGCAAGCAACCACCAGAGAAGACAGTCCTACCATAGGGAAAGTCCTCTTATCATTAGATGGTGAAGTTGTTTTCTACAAGGGCTTTTTTAGCAATGATGAAAGTGACAAATTCTTTGACAAGTTACACCACGAGACCGAGTGGCAACAAGAAACCATACAAATTTTCGGCAAGTGCACTCCTTTGCCAAGGCTTACCGCATGGTATGGTGATCCCGGTAAAACCTATATCTACTCAGGGATAGAACAACATTCTAAACCTTGGACTCCAACCTTGCTATCTATTAAAACCAGAATTGAGAAAATTGCAAAAGTAGAATTTAATAGTGTTCTTTTAAATCTCTATCGTCATGGAAGGGATGGGGTTGCTTGGCATAGTGATGACGAACCAGAATTAGGACAAAATCCAGTCATTGGCTCGGTTAGTTTTGGTGCTACTCGCCGTTTCTCTTTCAGGCATAAACAAATGAAGGAGCGCAAAATTGATATTGACTTACCTCATGGTAGCTTTTTGTTGATGAGAGGCGAGACTCAGCATCATTGGCAACATCAAATTCCTAAGACCACTAAGGATGTAAGTCCCAGAATTAACCTAACCTTTAGAATAATTCATTAG
- a CDS encoding DUF1848 domain-containing protein, giving the protein MIISASRRTDIPAFYAKWFINRIRAGYCTVPNPFNKNQVSHISLKPEDVDVIVFWSRNPAPLIPHLEELDQRGYKYYFQFTLMNNPRFLDTKSPPYTSAVKVFQKLANYVSPDRVIWRYDPIVLSDATGIDFHIKTYKEIAALLSGYTRRSVISIMDGYAKNNKRLREVENTYNLKIVNIADSQHLLTKLLPSLAEIAHSNGMEIFSCAEAIDFSSYGILPGKCIDDEYIERVFHLAVSHKKDSAQREACGCVVSKDIGMYDSCLFGCQYCYATTDFKKSEENNKKHDFRSPSLIGWHESKDSSQQKQLELFTS; this is encoded by the coding sequence ATGATTATCAGCGCAAGTCGTCGCACTGATATTCCGGCTTTTTACGCCAAGTGGTTTATCAATAGAATTCGTGCCGGTTACTGCACAGTGCCGAATCCATTTAATAAGAATCAGGTTTCACACATATCCCTAAAGCCAGAAGATGTAGATGTGATTGTTTTTTGGTCGAGGAATCCCGCTCCTTTAATTCCACATTTAGAAGAGCTAGACCAGCGTGGCTATAAGTATTATTTTCAGTTTACACTTATGAATAATCCCCGCTTCTTAGATACTAAAAGTCCGCCATACACCTCTGCTGTCAAGGTTTTTCAAAAGCTAGCTAATTATGTGAGCCCGGATCGGGTTATATGGAGATACGATCCTATTGTGCTGAGCGATGCTACAGGTATTGATTTTCATATCAAAACATACAAAGAAATTGCGGCTTTACTGTCAGGCTACACTCGTAGGTCTGTTATTAGTATAATGGATGGCTATGCAAAAAATAACAAGCGATTGCGAGAAGTTGAAAATACATATAACCTTAAGATTGTAAATATAGCTGATTCTCAGCATTTACTTACCAAGTTGTTACCATCTCTAGCGGAAATAGCTCACTCAAATGGCATGGAGATATTTAGTTGTGCTGAAGCAATTGATTTTAGTTCTTATGGAATTCTTCCAGGTAAGTGTATAGATGATGAATACATTGAAAGAGTATTTCATTTAGCCGTGAGCCACAAAAAGGATTCAGCTCAAAGAGAAGCTTGTGGATGTGTGGTAAGTAAAGATATTGGTATGTATGATTCTTGCTTGTTTGGTTGCCAGTACTGCTATGCAACTACAGACTTCAAGAAATCAGAAGAAAATAACAAAAAGCATGATTTTCGCTCGCCATCCTTGATTGGGTGGCATGAAAGCAAAGATAGTTCTCAGCAGAAACAATTGGAATTATTCACCAGTTGA
- the rpiA gene encoding ribose-5-phosphate isomerase RpiA has product MVASPELVKQAKQAVGRQAAQWVQSGMVVGLGTGSTAAFMIQSLGERLQRGEIQQVRGIPTSFQATVLARQAGIPLTTLDEVSEIDLAIDGADEVDPQKNLIKGGGAAHTREKIVDSLAKEFIVVVDGSKLVERLGSTFPVPVEVLPLAVVPVMRALAKLGGEPEIRMAVKKDGPVITDQGNMVVDVKFTAIPDPARLEAQINNIPGVLENGLFVGLAGRVLVGEVVNGQPQVRVW; this is encoded by the coding sequence ATGGTGGCATCCCCGGAGTTGGTGAAGCAGGCGAAACAGGCGGTCGGTCGGCAGGCGGCGCAGTGGGTGCAATCGGGCATGGTGGTGGGGCTGGGGACGGGTTCGACGGCGGCATTTATGATTCAATCCCTGGGGGAGCGGCTCCAGCGGGGGGAAATCCAACAGGTGCGGGGGATTCCCACCTCCTTTCAGGCGACGGTGTTGGCTCGGCAAGCGGGGATTCCCCTGACCACCCTGGATGAGGTGAGCGAGATTGACCTGGCAATTGATGGGGCGGACGAGGTGGACCCCCAGAAAAATCTGATCAAGGGCGGCGGGGCGGCGCACACCCGGGAAAAAATTGTGGATAGCCTGGCGAAAGAATTTATCGTGGTGGTGGATGGCTCCAAGTTGGTGGAGCGGTTGGGCAGTACGTTCCCTGTGCCGGTGGAGGTGTTGCCCCTGGCGGTGGTGCCGGTGATGCGCGCCTTAGCCAAACTGGGGGGGGAACCGGAAATCCGCATGGCGGTGAAAAAGGATGGGCCGGTGATCACGGACCAGGGGAATATGGTGGTGGATGTGAAGTTTACAGCAATTCCTGACCCAGCCCGCCTGGAAGCCCAAATCAACAACATTCCTGGGGTGTTGGAAAATGGCTTGTTTGTGGGTTTAGCGGGGCGGGTGCTGGTGGGGGAAGTGGTCAATGGTCAACCCCAGGTGCGGGTATGGTGA
- the plsX gene encoding phosphate acyltransferase PlsX, whose amino-acid sequence MAVKRPRIAVDAMGGDHAPEEIVTGALRAQAELTADILLVGDPERLHSLLGAHQHRMTLVPAQEAIGMSEEPLTALRQKPDASITVAMNLVRDGQADAVYSAGHTGAVMAAALLQLGRLPGIDRPAIGVSLPTLLPDKSVLLLDVGANVDCRPKFLNQFALMGSIYSQCVLGIPSPKVGLLNIGEEACKGNDVSVRAYQLLAQNPQIEFVGNAEGRDVISGAYDVVVCDGFVGNILLKFAEGFGRVIVQLLRDELPRGWQGQLGVPLLRGNLRRVKQRLDDAEHGGALLLGVPGVCVIGHGSSHAPSVFNAIRLAAEAVEQGVVQRLQEQVGALTRRDGR is encoded by the coding sequence ATGGCGGTAAAACGGCCCCGGATTGCGGTGGATGCGATGGGTGGCGACCACGCTCCCGAAGAAATAGTGACGGGTGCCCTCCGGGCGCAGGCGGAATTGACAGCGGATATTCTCTTGGTGGGTGACCCCGAACGGTTGCACTCCCTGTTGGGGGCGCATCAGCACCGGATGACCCTGGTGCCCGCTCAGGAGGCGATTGGCATGAGCGAGGAACCCCTGACGGCTTTGCGCCAGAAACCGGATGCCTCGATTACGGTGGCGATGAATTTGGTGCGGGACGGGCAGGCGGATGCGGTCTATTCGGCGGGGCACACGGGGGCGGTGATGGCGGCGGCATTATTGCAGTTGGGGCGGTTGCCGGGGATTGACCGACCGGCGATTGGGGTTTCTCTGCCCACCCTGCTCCCGGATAAGTCGGTTTTACTATTAGATGTGGGGGCGAATGTGGACTGCCGCCCGAAGTTTTTGAACCAATTTGCCCTGATGGGTTCTATTTACAGCCAATGTGTGTTGGGCATTCCCTCGCCCAAAGTGGGTTTGCTGAATATCGGCGAGGAAGCCTGCAAGGGGAATGATGTTTCCGTGCGGGCGTATCAATTACTGGCGCAAAATCCCCAGATTGAATTTGTGGGGAATGCGGAGGGGCGGGATGTGATTTCCGGTGCCTACGATGTGGTGGTTTGTGATGGATTTGTGGGGAATATTTTGCTGAAATTTGCGGAGGGGTTTGGGCGGGTGATTGTGCAACTCCTGCGGGATGAATTGCCCCGGGGCTGGCAGGGTCAGTTGGGGGTGCCCCTCCTGCGGGGCAATTTGCGGCGGGTGAAGCAACGCCTGGATGATGCGGAACACGGGGGTGCGCTCTTGCTTGGGGTGCCGGGGGTGTGCGTGATCGGTCACGGCAGTTCCCATGCCCCTTCGGTGTTCAATGCCATCCGGCTGGCCGCCGAAGCGGTGGAGCAAGGGGTGGTGCAACGGTTGCAGGAACAGGTGGGTGCCCTGACCCGGCGGGACGGTCGTTAG